One region of Termitidicoccus mucosus genomic DNA includes:
- a CDS encoding MMPL family transporter: MNPLKQKWLARALLLTGAVVGGAWLWSLDFSRKISHDLLDLVPSGERAAELAVVRSLANEKQARVALFALRAPEGSARAGEAAEAFAGALRASPAFAEVEMAGDTRSRDALGRQIFEQRMELLLPGWLAEKRREFESATETAAADFPAWLAERTAAELEAFLARPEALAFQEVLPADPLLLLPGLVEKVMALGGEPAAPAGMSLVWALTRDKPMDEAGQGPVFAAVETALAAARAVEPGVSLRWTGIARFVEENSRRIQHEMSLLNALSLVAVLGVAAVCLRRIPKALHLAPVVLGAVLGAWVAVTLAFERVHVLVFVIGSLLAGVAIDYGFYLYLQPPLYPGEHYSEKARRLMKPLLGSALTTVIGFSLLMFSDLPLIRQLGVFVSAGLLAALAAALLWFAQVREPFMQTRAFARAQARPSRRGRGAARVALGVIAAAALGGPWLLHWRDNIRELEIPTPELRREAMELRALFGESAQRTIYLTRGATPGAARESLETFFAWHAEAFPGSAAASLGQALPLPGDWDAADARLAELERGDFAKKLRAALARREFDAEGFGPFFAAWGKRMTTAKNYDDATRALAGALRGRMSLLMSTTPGESWFLTVANHAPGAEPPAELGTISLDQLETLNRLFARYRVSALRLSALGLALVGLSMWVIYGVGRGTRIFATPVGSCLFAFGVLGLAGQTLNLFHLLGAFLGVCLSHNYAIFAAENDARGEEPPPSIRLSALSTAASFGVLALSHIPVVKALGSTVALIVLGALAIVELKRVARCAKANEKCRMNNVK, translated from the coding sequence ATGAATCCCCTGAAACAGAAATGGCTCGCGCGCGCCCTGCTCCTGACCGGGGCGGTTGTGGGCGGGGCGTGGCTGTGGTCGTTGGATTTTTCGCGAAAGATTTCGCATGATCTCCTCGACCTCGTCCCGAGCGGGGAACGCGCGGCGGAACTGGCGGTGGTGCGCTCGCTGGCGAACGAGAAGCAGGCGCGGGTGGCGTTGTTCGCGTTGCGCGCGCCGGAGGGAAGCGCGCGCGCGGGCGAAGCGGCGGAGGCGTTCGCGGGCGCGCTGCGCGCGTCGCCGGCGTTTGCCGAGGTGGAGATGGCGGGCGACACCCGTTCGCGCGACGCGCTGGGCCGGCAGATTTTCGAGCAGCGCATGGAGCTGTTGCTGCCCGGCTGGCTGGCGGAGAAGCGGCGGGAGTTCGAGTCGGCGACGGAAACGGCGGCGGCGGATTTTCCCGCCTGGCTGGCGGAACGGACGGCGGCGGAACTGGAGGCGTTTCTGGCCCGGCCGGAGGCCCTGGCGTTTCAGGAGGTGCTGCCGGCGGACCCGTTGCTGCTGCTGCCGGGACTGGTGGAAAAGGTGATGGCGCTCGGCGGGGAGCCGGCGGCGCCGGCGGGAATGTCGCTGGTGTGGGCGCTGACGCGCGACAAGCCGATGGACGAGGCGGGACAGGGGCCGGTGTTCGCGGCCGTGGAGACGGCGCTGGCGGCGGCGCGCGCGGTGGAGCCGGGGGTGTCGCTGCGGTGGACGGGCATCGCGCGGTTCGTGGAGGAAAACAGCCGCCGCATCCAGCATGAGATGTCGCTGCTGAACGCGCTTTCGCTCGTGGCGGTGCTCGGGGTGGCGGCGGTCTGCCTGCGGCGGATACCGAAGGCGCTGCACCTCGCGCCGGTCGTGCTGGGCGCGGTGCTGGGGGCGTGGGTGGCCGTGACGCTGGCGTTTGAGCGCGTGCACGTGCTGGTGTTTGTCATCGGCTCGCTGCTGGCGGGCGTGGCGATCGACTACGGGTTCTATCTTTATCTCCAGCCGCCGTTGTATCCGGGTGAGCACTACAGCGAAAAGGCGCGCCGGCTGATGAAACCGCTGCTGGGGAGCGCGCTGACCACGGTCATCGGGTTTTCGCTGCTGATGTTCTCCGACCTTCCGCTGATCCGCCAGCTCGGGGTGTTTGTCAGCGCGGGGCTGCTGGCGGCGCTGGCGGCGGCGCTGCTGTGGTTCGCGCAGGTGCGCGAGCCATTCATGCAGACGCGGGCGTTTGCCCGGGCGCAGGCGCGTCCGTCGCGGCGGGGGCGCGGGGCGGCGCGGGTGGCGCTGGGCGTCATCGCGGCGGCGGCGCTGGGCGGGCCGTGGCTGCTGCATTGGCGCGACAATATTCGCGAGCTGGAAATCCCGACCCCGGAGCTGCGGCGCGAGGCGATGGAGCTGCGGGCGTTGTTCGGGGAATCGGCGCAGCGCACGATTTACCTGACGCGCGGCGCGACGCCGGGCGCGGCCCGGGAGTCGCTGGAGACGTTTTTTGCGTGGCACGCCGAGGCGTTTCCGGGGAGCGCGGCGGCGTCGCTGGGGCAGGCGCTGCCGTTGCCGGGGGATTGGGACGCGGCGGACGCGCGGCTGGCGGAGCTGGAGCGCGGGGATTTTGCCAAAAAACTTCGCGCGGCGCTGGCGCGGCGGGAATTCGACGCGGAGGGATTCGGGCCGTTTTTCGCGGCGTGGGGGAAGAGGATGACGACCGCGAAAAATTACGACGACGCGACGCGCGCGCTGGCGGGGGCGTTGCGCGGGCGGATGTCTCTGTTGATGTCAACGACGCCGGGCGAAAGCTGGTTTTTGACCGTGGCCAATCACGCGCCGGGCGCGGAGCCGCCGGCGGAGCTGGGCACCATCAGCCTCGATCAGCTGGAGACGCTGAACCGCCTGTTTGCGCGGTATCGCGTGTCGGCGCTGCGCCTGAGCGCGCTCGGGCTGGCGCTGGTAGGGCTGAGCATGTGGGTGATTTACGGCGTGGGGCGCGGCACGCGGATTTTCGCGACGCCGGTAGGGTCGTGCCTGTTTGCGTTCGGCGTGCTCGGGCTGGCGGGGCAGACCTTGAACCTGTTTCATCTGCTGGGCGCGTTTCTCGGTGTCTGCCTGAGCCATAACTACGCGATTTTCGCCGCGGAAAACGATGCCCGGGGCGAGGAGCCGCCGCCGTCCATCCGGCTGTCTGCGCTGAGCACGGCCGCCTCGTTCGGGGTGCTGGCGCTGAGCCACATCCCGGTGGTGAAGGCGCTGGGCTCCACGGTGGCGCTGATTGTGCTGGGCGCGCTCGCAATCGTGGAGTTGAAACGCGTGGCGCGGTGCGCCAAGGCTAATGAAAAATGCAGAATGAATAATGTGAAATGA
- a CDS encoding lipid biosynthesis B12-binding/radical SAM protein — protein MINLNRYEQPYPVYPLGLSYVDGALRAAGFETRLWDSYAGRGTIEECLDAFQPDFVGLSLRNIDNAQSHNPLSFVRDLADCCGRLRPRTRAPLIVGGSGFSVFPKELLELTGADYGVQGEGETVLVELMAALRDGRGVEGLPGVAWRDAEGATHCNARLAVQAGFTAEPAHDPVVLKAYAAHGSLIGVQTQRGCPLKCCYCAYPLIEGRRSRFRSGPEVAEEMSRLAAEGVRYTFVVDSVFNTRDDHVVEVCEALIKAGIDMEWECFLRPRGVSRELLALMRRAGLRHVEFGSDSFCDPVLARYGKSFTYDDVRRISEDAAALDIKYSHFLIFGGPGETPESVEETLRRAETLPGAFYFATIGMRIYPGTALWEQAGPGATGERPEDFLGVPRFYLEPPLTVESLYSRLWKVRENAHNWVVGDPPPAFVATMEKLRKRGIRGPLWEYIEVLQRYAGAKG, from the coding sequence TTGATCAATCTCAATCGCTACGAGCAGCCGTATCCGGTTTATCCGCTGGGGCTGAGTTATGTGGACGGGGCGTTGCGCGCCGCGGGATTCGAGACGCGGCTGTGGGATTCCTACGCGGGACGGGGCACGATCGAGGAGTGCCTCGACGCCTTCCAGCCGGATTTCGTGGGGCTTTCATTGCGCAACATCGACAACGCGCAGAGCCACAACCCGCTGTCGTTTGTGCGCGACCTGGCGGATTGCTGCGGGCGGCTGCGTCCGCGCACGCGCGCGCCGCTCATCGTGGGCGGGAGCGGCTTTTCCGTTTTCCCGAAGGAGCTGCTGGAGCTGACCGGCGCGGATTACGGCGTGCAGGGCGAGGGCGAGACGGTCCTCGTGGAATTAATGGCGGCCTTGCGCGACGGGCGCGGTGTCGAGGGGCTGCCGGGCGTGGCGTGGCGCGACGCGGAAGGCGCGACGCATTGCAACGCGCGGCTGGCCGTGCAGGCGGGGTTCACCGCCGAGCCCGCGCACGATCCGGTGGTGCTCAAGGCCTACGCGGCGCACGGCTCGCTCATCGGCGTGCAGACCCAGCGCGGCTGCCCGCTGAAATGCTGTTACTGCGCGTATCCGCTCATCGAGGGGCGGCGCAGCCGGTTCCGCAGCGGGCCGGAGGTCGCGGAGGAGATGTCGCGGCTGGCGGCGGAGGGCGTGCGCTATACGTTCGTCGTCGATTCGGTTTTCAACACCCGCGACGACCACGTGGTCGAGGTCTGCGAGGCGCTCATCAAGGCCGGCATCGACATGGAATGGGAGTGTTTCCTGCGGCCGCGCGGGGTGAGCCGCGAATTGCTCGCGCTGATGCGGCGCGCGGGGCTGCGGCACGTGGAGTTCGGCTCGGACAGTTTTTGCGACCCGGTGCTCGCGCGCTACGGGAAAAGTTTCACCTACGACGACGTGCGCCGCATCAGCGAGGACGCCGCCGCGCTCGACATCAAATACAGCCACTTCCTGATTTTCGGCGGCCCGGGCGAGACGCCGGAATCGGTCGAGGAAACGCTGCGCCGCGCGGAGACGCTGCCGGGCGCGTTTTATTTCGCGACCATCGGCATGCGGATTTACCCGGGCACGGCGCTCTGGGAGCAGGCCGGCCCCGGGGCGACGGGCGAGCGGCCGGAGGATTTTCTCGGCGTGCCGCGCTTTTATCTGGAGCCGCCGCTGACGGTGGAGAGCCTCTATTCGCGTCTGTGGAAAGTGCGGGAAAACGCGCACAACTGGGTGGTGGGCGACCCGCCGCCGGCGTTTGTGGCGACGATGGAAAAACTCCGCAAACGCGGCATTCGCGGCCCGCTCTGGGAATACATCGAGGTGCTGCAACGCTACGCAGGGGCGAAGGGCTGA
- a CDS encoding platelet-activating factor acetylhydrolase IB subunit: MKTSPVRILASLLAFALVIPAAVFANTAIEPVPRSENWVKRHEGFVEIAKKETGCQVLFLGDSITDGWRKKGLETWNENYAPLHAVNFGISGDRTQHLLWRLQNGEIGALRPKAIVMMIGTNNTGFESDKKTPRNTSPEIAEGVATLVSYLRAKLPDAKILLLAVFPRGEKDSKSRAQVNELNKLIAPLHDGKSVFFLDIGPKFLTSDGTLPRDIMPDLLHPNEQGYKIWADAIREPLAKLLK, translated from the coding sequence ATGAAAACATCCCCTGTCCGCATCCTCGCCAGCCTGCTGGCTTTTGCCCTCGTCATCCCCGCCGCCGTCTTCGCCAACACCGCGATCGAGCCGGTGCCCCGCAGCGAAAACTGGGTGAAACGCCACGAAGGTTTCGTCGAAATCGCCAAAAAAGAAACCGGCTGCCAAGTGCTGTTCCTCGGCGATTCCATCACCGACGGCTGGCGCAAAAAGGGACTCGAAACCTGGAATGAAAACTACGCGCCGCTCCACGCGGTGAACTTCGGCATCAGCGGCGACCGCACGCAGCACCTGCTCTGGCGCCTGCAAAACGGCGAGATCGGCGCGCTCCGCCCGAAAGCCATCGTGATGATGATCGGCACGAACAACACCGGCTTCGAGAGCGACAAGAAGACCCCGCGCAACACCTCGCCGGAAATCGCCGAGGGCGTCGCCACGCTGGTCAGCTACCTGCGCGCGAAACTGCCCGATGCGAAAATCCTCCTGCTCGCCGTGTTTCCACGCGGCGAAAAAGACTCGAAATCGCGCGCGCAGGTCAACGAGCTCAACAAGCTCATCGCCCCGCTGCACGACGGGAAAAGCGTCTTCTTCCTGGATATCGGCCCGAAATTCCTCACGTCCGACGGCACGCTCCCGCGCGACATCATGCCGGATTTGCTGCACCCCAACGAGCAGGGTTACAAGATCTGGGCCGACGCCATCAGGGAGCCGCTCGCGAAGCTGTTGAAGTAA
- the htpG gene encoding molecular chaperone HtpG, whose translation MSDTAAAPQKFEFQAEIKQLLDIVIHSLYTEKEIFIRELTSNASDALEKLRHLQLTEKNILDDNLPLEINITTDDTAKTITIQDFGIGMTSAELVENLGTIAHSGSKAFLKALGESGQKNANLIGQFGVGFYSAFMVAKTVTVRSRSWRADEPGHVWTSDGSGSYTLSPSDGERRGTKIVIQLKDDATDFAADSRVKDILERYSAFVTFPINLNGKRINTVQALWLRNKNEIKDEEYTEFYKFQAHAYDDPRLRLHFSADAPLSINALLFVPKENTERYGLARLEPAVSLYCRKVLIDARPKDLLPEWLRFLKGVVDSEDLPLNISRETMQDKALLDKIGKVITKRFLKFLEDEAKSRPESYDEFYRQFGIFIKEGAALDFTHKEQLTKLLRYESSLTDKGKATSLADYVSRMKEGQAEIYYLVGASREAIESGPYLEGFKSRNLEVLFCYEPVDEYVMNNVREYDGKKLTAADHADVKLPDAPKPPADATLSEADTKTLVEWLAKTLAAHGVAEVKASDRLVDSPALALNADKFMTPHMRRMMKAMNKDEGSAPLRVNLEINPASPVIKHLFATHTAAPEKAALVAEQILDNALIAAGLLEDASKMVSRIYKLLETV comes from the coding sequence ATGTCCGACACCGCCGCCGCCCCCCAGAAGTTCGAGTTCCAGGCCGAGATCAAACAGCTCCTCGATATCGTCATCCACTCGCTCTACACCGAGAAGGAAATCTTCATCCGCGAGCTCACCTCGAACGCGTCCGACGCCCTCGAAAAGCTCCGCCACCTCCAGCTCACCGAGAAAAACATCCTCGACGACAACCTCCCGCTGGAAATCAACATCACCACCGACGACACCGCCAAGACCATCACCATCCAGGATTTCGGCATCGGCATGACCAGCGCCGAGCTGGTCGAAAACCTCGGCACCATCGCGCATTCCGGCTCGAAGGCTTTCCTCAAGGCCCTCGGCGAGTCCGGCCAGAAAAACGCCAATCTCATCGGCCAGTTCGGCGTCGGTTTCTATTCCGCCTTCATGGTCGCGAAAACCGTGACGGTCCGCTCGCGCTCCTGGCGCGCCGACGAGCCCGGCCACGTCTGGACGAGCGACGGCTCCGGCTCCTACACCCTCTCGCCCTCCGACGGTGAACGCCGCGGCACCAAGATCGTCATCCAGCTCAAGGACGACGCCACCGACTTCGCCGCCGACTCCCGGGTGAAGGACATCCTCGAACGCTACTCCGCCTTCGTCACCTTCCCCATCAACCTCAACGGCAAACGCATCAACACCGTCCAGGCGCTCTGGCTGCGCAACAAGAACGAAATCAAGGACGAGGAATACACCGAGTTCTACAAGTTCCAGGCCCACGCCTACGACGACCCGCGCCTGCGCCTTCACTTCAGCGCCGACGCGCCCCTCTCCATCAACGCCCTCCTCTTCGTCCCCAAGGAGAACACCGAGCGCTACGGCCTCGCCCGCCTCGAACCCGCCGTCTCCCTCTACTGCCGCAAAGTCCTCATCGACGCCCGCCCGAAAGACCTCCTCCCCGAATGGCTCCGTTTCCTCAAGGGAGTCGTGGACAGCGAGGACCTCCCGCTCAACATCTCCCGCGAGACCATGCAGGACAAGGCCCTGCTCGACAAAATCGGCAAGGTCATCACCAAGCGCTTCCTCAAATTCCTCGAGGACGAAGCCAAGTCCCGGCCCGAGTCCTACGACGAATTTTACCGGCAGTTCGGCATCTTCATCAAGGAAGGCGCCGCCCTCGATTTCACCCACAAGGAGCAACTCACCAAACTCCTCCGCTACGAGTCCTCGCTCACCGACAAAGGCAAGGCCACCTCGCTCGCCGACTACGTCTCGCGCATGAAGGAAGGCCAGGCGGAAATCTACTACCTCGTCGGCGCCAGCCGCGAGGCCATCGAAAGCGGCCCCTATCTGGAAGGCTTCAAGTCCCGCAACCTCGAAGTCCTCTTCTGCTACGAGCCCGTCGATGAATACGTGATGAACAACGTCCGCGAATACGACGGCAAAAAACTCACCGCCGCCGACCACGCCGACGTGAAACTCCCCGACGCGCCCAAGCCCCCCGCCGACGCCACGCTCTCCGAAGCCGACACCAAGACGCTCGTCGAATGGCTCGCCAAAACCCTCGCCGCCCACGGCGTGGCCGAGGTGAAAGCCAGCGACCGCCTCGTCGATTCGCCCGCGCTCGCGCTCAACGCCGACAAGTTCATGACCCCGCACATGCGCCGCATGATGAAAGCCATGAACAAGGACGAAGGCAGCGCGCCCCTCCGCGTGAACCTGGAAATCAACCCGGCCTCGCCCGTCATCAAGCACCTCTTCGCCACGCACACCGCCGCGCCGGAGAAAGCCGCGCTGGTCGCCGAGCAAATCCTGGACAACGCCCTCATCGCCGCCGGTCTCCTGGAGGACGCCAGCAAGATGGTCTCCCGCATTTACAAGCTGCTCGAAACCGTGTGA
- a CDS encoding tyrosine-type recombinase/integrase, with product MKSKKTAFTIKPFKNRNGTISYRVAGWLLGERIRKNFKTREAAILERGTLQLKQAQADSDLRVTSTFLTEPQLREAEAAFLKLKDRPRTLTFYLDLGLETHREPKSDHLLADAIVAYLAERTKDVTRKAICQRQLNAIRIELTLFKEEFPDCTLGELTTEKLLKYLRRDSATAKTQNNRRATLSTFFKYALAQGWLLENPAKAIVRQRTGHNRGSAPALNAAQAAELMAHVETVHDGALVPYFALCLFAGIRPEGEVTKLPADDVRVETAAITIEPWVSKVNMRRLVTIQPNLAAWLQAYPLEKYPIIPSKDKMKNVTGKITRIRRQFTLGHDVLRHTFISMHVAKFRSMGDAALQAGNSEKIIRRHYLNVTTPQEAEAFFGIVPLKKSEAKAPQAVPVTVAPAAATLPEAPRLAA from the coding sequence ATGAAGTCAAAAAAGACCGCATTCACCATCAAGCCGTTCAAGAATCGCAACGGCACGATCTCCTACCGCGTGGCCGGCTGGCTGCTGGGCGAGCGCATCCGCAAAAACTTCAAAACTCGGGAGGCCGCCATCCTTGAACGCGGAACCCTGCAACTCAAGCAGGCGCAGGCCGATTCGGACTTGCGCGTGACCTCGACTTTCCTCACCGAGCCCCAGTTGCGCGAGGCCGAGGCCGCATTTCTCAAGCTCAAGGACAGGCCGCGCACGCTGACGTTCTACCTCGACCTTGGCCTTGAAACCCACCGCGAGCCGAAGTCCGACCACCTCCTTGCTGATGCGATTGTCGCCTACCTCGCGGAGCGCACCAAGGACGTGACCCGAAAGGCCATCTGTCAGCGGCAGCTCAATGCCATCCGCATCGAATTGACGCTCTTCAAGGAAGAGTTTCCCGATTGTACCTTGGGTGAATTGACGACCGAGAAACTCCTAAAATACCTCCGTCGGGACTCTGCCACGGCGAAGACGCAGAACAACCGCCGCGCCACCCTGTCCACCTTTTTCAAATACGCCCTCGCCCAAGGCTGGTTGCTGGAAAACCCGGCCAAGGCCATTGTCCGGCAGCGCACCGGGCACAACCGGGGCTCGGCCCCGGCGCTGAACGCCGCGCAGGCCGCCGAACTCATGGCGCACGTGGAAACCGTCCACGACGGGGCGCTCGTGCCGTATTTCGCGCTGTGCCTGTTCGCCGGCATCCGGCCCGAGGGGGAGGTCACCAAGCTGCCCGCCGACGACGTGCGCGTGGAAACCGCCGCGATCACCATCGAGCCGTGGGTGTCGAAGGTGAACATGCGCCGTCTCGTGACCATTCAGCCGAACCTTGCGGCATGGCTCCAAGCGTATCCGCTGGAAAAATACCCCATCATCCCGTCCAAGGACAAGATGAAGAACGTCACCGGAAAAATCACGCGCATCCGGCGGCAATTCACACTCGGGCACGACGTGTTGCGGCACACGTTTATTTCGATGCACGTGGCAAAGTTCCGCTCGATGGGCGACGCGGCGTTGCAGGCGGGCAACTCGGAAAAAATCATCCGCCGGCATTACCTGAATGTGACCACCCCGCAGGAGGCGGAGGCATTCTTCGGGATTGTGCCATTGAAAAAATCGGAGGCGAAAGCGCCACAGGCCGTCCCGGTCACCGTCGCCCCTGCCGCCGCCACGCTTCCCGAGGCCCCCCGGCTCGCGGCCTGA
- a CDS encoding TonB-dependent receptor, whose protein sequence is MPSTTTHLTRILLTVGIAVLGFTVPSHAQAINTAPLSGIIRTEDGRPVGGARVKITHEPTATVTHAVSAPDGSYVSRGLRPGGPYTVLAEASGYHAVEVKDVHLAVESGASVNVAMRPSDIVYLEKFSVVADATDPLFDPAATDKGTYLSSRDIENTITGDRSINSLAASDPRIIYNRDPAAKSISVNGLNNRYNSIMVDGVSASDPFGLNANNTAAERNPIPVEAIEAVAISASPYDVRKGNAIGAFLNSITKSGGNEFHGSLYYAYRDADFVGERLDGRKYPVSAFKEQTFGASLGGPIIPKRLFFFASYEKVDEDRDAPRPGAWADAAVIAQIKAAAEHLGFNPGDVGAPGGNKYEDTNLFLKADWQINDDHRLSASYRGSDSTRPKFPGFSTGSGINNFSFSNSWYDQTLKNDSFSAQLVSRWTDRWNTEIAVSRSKYSSKPDIGVPQPYLQIQRISVPGSANTAYATIGTDYSYHVNALEVESTTAELYSTYALGAGHTLHAGLQYETSDVYNIYMQHAYGSYEFATLGEFLAIADPVTGVNNGTLDYYRYRYAAPIPGVNPAAEFTEGKLGVFVRDVWRLHPRFQVDMGLRLDTAIIGDDVPFNQSFYNTFGVRNDATYDGKTIVQPRVGFNWQPKINDGILRTIVRGGAGLFYGGMPRVWLSNSYANTGMNYVSYSAGTSITGDDPAPAVSGDLGNQSTPASLPPKQLVSFMSPAFRLPSMWKANLAIERELGLWGMKATFELEKSWVKDDVHFRNINLRQTATASDGRALYAGTYAGGTPGGGTAVRSTAFDNRIVEITNTGKGHSDTFIFMLERPRKKDGWSWTLSYAYTDRKEVTQGNASTPGSLWSNRTVFNANDEELHRGDLEIRHSIKARVTKEFNLLPAVGRTTVTLRYEGRSGLPFSIVGRNDINLDGYTQNDLLYIPHRDGDPLAVFASAADKEIFYRIVDRYGLREGSAVSANSCTYPWVNLVDLALSQEVKLPGWRHKLKVGVDILNLGNLLNDKWGVIHGSSQFFTKKQAAANVVYNKDTGQYTYSAANAELAAGKFAPELSNYIGEPAATRWSILFSVRYEF, encoded by the coding sequence ATGCCATCAACTACCACACACCTGACCCGCATACTACTGACCGTGGGCATTGCGGTCCTCGGCTTCACTGTTCCATCCCATGCCCAAGCAATCAACACCGCGCCGCTCTCCGGCATCATTCGAACCGAGGATGGCCGGCCTGTCGGTGGGGCACGAGTTAAAATCACCCATGAGCCGACAGCTACCGTAACGCACGCCGTGTCCGCGCCGGACGGCTCCTATGTCAGCCGCGGTTTGCGACCGGGCGGCCCTTATACCGTTCTCGCGGAAGCGTCCGGCTACCATGCGGTTGAAGTGAAGGACGTGCATCTTGCCGTGGAATCCGGCGCCAGCGTGAACGTCGCCATGCGCCCGTCGGACATCGTTTATCTGGAAAAATTCTCCGTCGTCGCCGACGCCACCGACCCGCTCTTCGACCCCGCCGCGACCGACAAGGGCACTTATTTGAGCAGCCGCGACATTGAAAACACGATCACCGGCGACCGCTCCATCAACAGTCTCGCCGCCTCCGACCCGCGCATCATCTACAACCGCGACCCCGCCGCCAAATCCATCTCCGTAAACGGCCTCAACAACCGCTACAACTCCATCATGGTCGATGGTGTCAGCGCCTCCGACCCCTTCGGCCTCAACGCCAACAACACCGCCGCCGAGCGCAACCCCATCCCCGTCGAGGCCATCGAGGCCGTCGCCATCAGCGCCTCGCCCTACGACGTGCGCAAGGGCAACGCCATCGGCGCCTTCCTCAACAGCATCACCAAGAGCGGCGGCAACGAATTCCACGGCTCCCTCTACTACGCCTATCGCGACGCCGACTTCGTGGGCGAGCGCCTCGACGGCCGGAAATACCCCGTCTCTGCCTTCAAGGAGCAAACCTTCGGCGCCAGTCTCGGCGGCCCCATCATCCCGAAAAGACTCTTCTTCTTCGCCTCCTACGAAAAAGTGGACGAGGACCGCGACGCCCCTCGCCCCGGCGCATGGGCGGACGCCGCCGTCATCGCCCAAATCAAGGCCGCCGCCGAACACCTCGGCTTCAACCCCGGCGACGTCGGCGCGCCCGGCGGAAACAAATACGAGGACACCAACCTCTTCCTCAAGGCCGACTGGCAAATCAATGACGACCACCGCCTCTCCGCCTCCTACCGGGGCTCCGATTCCACCCGCCCCAAGTTCCCCGGCTTCAGCACCGGCTCCGGCATCAACAACTTCTCTTTCTCCAACTCCTGGTATGACCAGACCCTGAAAAACGATTCCTTCTCCGCCCAGCTTGTCAGCCGCTGGACCGACAGATGGAACACCGAAATCGCCGTCTCCCGCAGCAAATACTCCAGCAAACCCGACATCGGCGTCCCCCAGCCCTACCTGCAAATCCAGAGAATCTCCGTGCCCGGCTCTGCCAACACCGCCTACGCCACCATCGGCACCGACTACAGCTACCATGTCAACGCCCTCGAAGTCGAAAGCACCACCGCCGAACTCTACAGCACCTACGCGCTCGGCGCGGGCCACACCCTCCACGCCGGCCTGCAATACGAGACCAGCGATGTCTATAATATTTATATGCAGCACGCCTACGGCAGCTACGAATTTGCCACCTTGGGCGAGTTCCTCGCCATCGCCGACCCCGTCACCGGCGTGAACAACGGTACCCTCGACTACTACCGCTACCGCTACGCCGCGCCCATCCCCGGCGTGAACCCCGCCGCCGAGTTCACCGAAGGCAAGCTCGGCGTCTTCGTCCGCGACGTGTGGCGCCTCCACCCACGCTTTCAAGTGGACATGGGCCTGCGCCTCGACACCGCCATCATCGGCGACGACGTGCCCTTCAACCAGAGCTTCTACAACACCTTCGGCGTGCGCAACGACGCCACTTACGATGGCAAGACCATCGTCCAGCCCCGCGTCGGCTTCAACTGGCAGCCCAAGATTAATGACGGCATCCTCCGCACCATCGTGCGTGGCGGCGCCGGACTTTTCTACGGCGGCATGCCCCGCGTCTGGCTCTCCAACAGCTACGCCAATACCGGCATGAACTACGTCAGCTACTCCGCCGGCACCAGCATCACCGGCGACGACCCCGCGCCCGCCGTCTCCGGCGACTTGGGCAATCAATCAACACCGGCCAGCCTCCCGCCCAAGCAACTCGTCTCCTTCATGAGCCCCGCCTTCCGCCTCCCCTCCATGTGGAAAGCCAACCTCGCCATCGAGCGCGAACTCGGACTCTGGGGCATGAAAGCCACCTTCGAGTTGGAAAAATCATGGGTCAAGGACGACGTCCATTTCAGGAACATCAACCTCAGGCAAACCGCCACCGCCTCCGATGGCCGCGCCCTCTACGCCGGCACCTACGCGGGCGGCACGCCCGGCGGCGGCACCGCCGTCCGCTCCACCGCCTTCGACAACCGCATCGTCGAAATCACCAACACCGGCAAGGGCCACTCCGACACCTTCATCTTCATGCTTGAGCGCCCCCGCAAAAAAGACGGCTGGTCGTGGACGCTCTCCTACGCCTACACCGACAGGAAGGAAGTCACCCAAGGCAACGCCTCCACGCCCGGCTCGCTCTGGTCAAACCGGACGGTGTTCAACGCCAACGACGAGGAGCTGCATCGCGGCGACCTGGAAATCCGCCACAGCATCAAGGCCCGCGTGACGAAGGAATTCAACCTCCTCCCCGCTGTGGGCCGCACGACCGTCACCCTCCGCTACGAAGGGCGCAGCGGCCTGCCCTTCAGCATCGTCGGCAGAAACGACATCAACCTCGACGGCTACACGCAAAACGACCTCCTCTACATCCCCCACCGCGACGGCGACCCGCTCGCCGTCTTCGCCTCCGCCGCCGACAAGGAAATTTTCTACCGCATCGTTGACCGCTACGGCCTGCGCGAAGGCTCCGCCGTCTCCGCCAACAGTTGCACCTACCCGTGGGTCAACCTCGTTGACCTCGCCCTCTCGCAGGAAGTCAAACTCCCCGGCTGGCGCCACAAGCTGAAAGTGGGCGTTGACATCCTCAACCTCGGCAACCTCCTCAACGACAAATGGGGCGTCATCCACGGCAGCAGCCAGTTCTTCACGAAAAAGCAGGCCGCGGCCAATGTTGTGTATAACAAGGACACCGGCCAATACACCTACAGCGCCGCCAACGCCGAACTCGCCGCCGGCAAGTTCGCGCCCGAACTGAGCAACTACATCGGCGAGCCCGCCGCCACCCGCTGGTCGATCCTGTTCAGCGTGAGGTATGAGTTCTGA